In Tripterygium wilfordii isolate XIE 37 chromosome 15, ASM1340144v1, whole genome shotgun sequence, one DNA window encodes the following:
- the LOC119979783 gene encoding probable glutathione S-transferase, producing MAEEVKLFKTWSSIFGLRIVWALKLKGIKYDYADEDISNKSSLLLNYNPIYKKVPVLVHNGNPVVESLVILEYIEETWKQNPLLPQDPLQRAMARFWASFGVDKILPSMWDAFIKEGKEQEEAFTATTDNFNYLEEQLKGKKFFNGDTIGYSDITLGWLANLTCIFEEITHTTLIDRERFPLLFGWIHDFSNAPIIKETLPPHDKLIDKYIALRKAFHEAQTQNA from the exons ATGGCTGAAGAAGTGAAGCTGTTCAAGACATGGTCGAGTATTTTTGGTCTGAGGATTGTATGGGCACTTAAATTGAAGGGGATCAAATATGATTACGCAGATGAAGATATCTCCAACAAGAGTTCTTTACTTCTCAATTACAATCCAATCTATAAAAAAGTTCCTGTACTTGTCCACAATGGAAACCCAGTTGTGGAATCACTTGTTATTCTCGAATACATTGAAGAGACTTGGAAGCAAAACCCTCTGTTGCCTCAAGACCCTCTTCAGAGAGCCATGGCTCGCTTTTGGGCCAGCTTTGGTGTGGACAAG ATTTTGCCTTCAATGTGGGATGCTTTCATCAAAGAAGGCAAGGAACAAGAGGAAGCCTTTACTGCTACTACTGACAACTTCAACTACTTAGAAGAACAATTGAAGGGGAAGAAATTCTTCAATGGAGATACAATTGGGTACTCAGACATCACATTGGGTTGGCTTGCAAACTTGACATGTATTTTTGAAGAAATCACTCACACAACATTGATCGATCGCGAGCGATTTCCATTGTTATTTGgatggattcatgacttctcaaATGCTCCCATAATCAAAGAAACCTTGCCTCCTCATGACAAGTTAATCGACAAGTACATCGCTCTTCGCAAGGCCTTCCATGAAGCACAAACACAAAACGCATGA
- the LOC120016718 gene encoding mechanosensitive ion channel protein 10-like: MEAQDHDYHKSNTDHVVLNMEHQTFKPKLPPSDHEDHTNQSLPSQTPTKTKTLRRLNFSKPKSRFAEINYPLEGKIILKSEELEPLNPQEESSSTDEEEEWFEKYEEEHGEQAKDSKKRKRKINKRALIEWTLFLIIMTCLTCSLTLNTLKIKVVWGLKIWKWCLMVMVVFCGRLLSGWVVAFLVFLIERNFMLREKVLYFVYGLRKSFQNCAWLGLVVVAWMLMFPNSHKHNRVLRGVFLALIAIFVGATIWLLKILLVKVLASSFHVTTFFDRMKESVFHHYILDTLSGPPLDEAEREQPHKRLFLESKSMPARLRDRHALLATRSKRFGSRRIDMEKLKKLSMESRPSAWNVKRLVNYIRSSGLTTISRMVDEFTGGESEILSEWEARNCAQRIFKHVAKHGAKSIEGEDLLRFLKNDEVHTIFPLFEGALETGRISKSSFRNWVAQTYIERKALAHSLNDTKTAVQQLHKLASALVSIIIVVVSLLVMGLATTKVVFVVTSQLLLLGFVFQNTCKTIFESIIFVFVMHPFDVGDRCVIDGVQMIVEEMNILTTVFLRYDMEKIYYPNSVLLTKPISNFRRSPDMGDTVEFTIDVSTPIDDVNALKKAIQAYIESKPKHWSSKHSVLVKEIENLDKMKMVLCIQHTINHQNYGEKSLRRSELVLELKKILENLRIKYNLLPQEIHLTHINTMAITNARMI, encoded by the exons ATGGAGGCTCAAGACCATGACTATCACAAATCCAACACAGATCATGTGGTTCTCAACATGGAACATCAAACCTTCAAACCCAAACTACCACCCTCTGATCATGAAGACCATACCAATCAATCACTGCCCTCCCAGACcccaacaaaaaccaaaacccttCGCCgcctcaacttctccaaacccaAGTCCCGTTTTGCTGAGATCAACTATCCTCTTGAAGGCAAAATCATTCTCAAATCTGAAGAACTCGAACCCTTAAACCCACAAGAAGAATCCTCCTCCAccgacgaagaagaagaatggtTTGAGAAATATGAAGAAGAACATGGAGAGCAAGCCAAGGATagcaaaaaaaggaagagaaagatCAATAAGAGGGCCTTGATTGAATGGACATTGTTTCTAATCATCATGACTTGCTTGACATGCTCTTTGACCCTAAACACACTCAAGATCAAAGTGGTTTGGGGGTTGAAGATATGGAAATGGTGCTTGATGGTCATGGTAGTCTTCTGCGGCCGCCTTCTCTCTGGTTGGGTTGTAGCATTTCTTGTGTTCCTAATCGAGCGCAACTTCATGCTAAGAGAGAAAGTACTCTACTTCGTCTACGGGCTCCGTAAGAGTTTCCAAAATTGTGCCTGGTTAGGGCTTGTTGTGGTAGCTTGGATGCTCATGTTCCCAAATAGTCACAAACACAATAGGGTCCTCAGAGGAGTTTTTCTTGCACTAATAGCTATCTTTGTTGGTGCCACAATTTGGTTACTAAAAATCTTGCTTGTTAAAGTTCTTGCCTCATCTTTTCATGTGACTACATTCTTTGATCGCATGAAGGAGAGTGTATTTCACCATTACATTCTTGATACACTCTCCGGTCCACCTCTCGACGAGGCAGAGAGGGAACAACCGCATAAGAGGCTCTTCCTAGAGTCGAAGTCGATGCCTGCGAGGCTAAGGGATCGCCACGCCTTGTTGGCGACGAGGTCTAAGCGATTTGGGTCGAGAAGGATTGACATGGAGAAGTTGAAGAAGTTGAGCATGGAAAGTAGGCCAAGTGCTTGGAACGTTAAGAGGCTTGTGAACTACATTAGATCTTCAGGATTAACCACCATTTCAAGGATGGTGGATGAGTTCACCGGCGGTGAATCTGAGATTCTCAGCGAGTGGGAGGCTAGGAATTGTGCTCAGAGGATTTTCAAGCATGTTGCCAAGCATGGTGCaaa GAGCATAGAAGGGGAGGATCTTCTAAGGTTTTTGAAGAACGACGAGGTTCATACCATATTTCCTCTCTTTGAAGGAGCTCTCGAGACCGGAAGAATCTCTAAATCTTCTTTTCGGAACTGGGTg GCACAAACTTACATTGAACGTAAAGCATTGGCACATTCCCTGAACGATACCAAGACGGCTGTGCAGCAGCTTCACAAGCTAGCGAGCGCGCTTGTAAGCATTATCATCGTGGTTGTTTCACTTCTTGTGATGGGTTTGGCCACCACCAAGGTCGTCTTCGTCGTCACATCTCAGCTACTACTTTTAGGGTTTGTGTTTCAAAACACATGCAAAACTATATTCGAATCCATCATCTTTGTCTTCGTCATGCACCCTTTCGATGTCGGTGATCGTTGCGTTATTGATGGCGTACAA ATGATAGTAGAAGAAATGAACATTTTGACAACAGTTTTTCTACGATACGATATGGAGAAGATATATTATCCGAACTCGGTTCTTCTTACAAAACCCATCAGCAATTTTAGAAGAAGCCCAGATATGGGAGATACTGTTGAATTCACCATTGATGTCTCAACCCCCATTGATGATGTTAATGCCCTAAAAAAGGCCATACAAGC ATACATAGAGAGCAAACCAAAGCATTGGAGCTCAAAACACTCGGTGCTAGTAAAGGAGATTGAGAATTTGGACAAGATGAAGATGGTTCTGTGTATTCAACACACCATAAACCATCAAAACTATGGAGAGAAGAGCCTTAGAAGGTCAGAACTTGTTCTTGAATTGAAAAAAATCCTTGAGAATCTTAGAATAAAGTACAATCTCCTTCCACAAGAGATACATCTCACACATATCAACACCATGGCCATCACCAATGCAAGGATGATATAG